CATCTCGCGATAGGCCTCGGGCGGCGCCTCGTCCGTGATCTGCGAATGCTTGAACAGCATCTGGGTGCGCCCGCCGACACGCAGATCGAAGGGCCCGGAAGCGAGCCAGCGCCCGCGCTTCTCCGACTCGGTGATATAGGCCCAGACACGTTCGACCGGCCCGGGCAGCAGGCGCTCGAAACGCACCGCCCCGCTTTCCAGCACAACGCCATATTCGCTCATCGCGTTTCTCCCTCGCCCGTCCCGGGCTTCGCGAGTTCCTGTTCCAGCAGATCGAGGTGATGCCCCCAGAAGCGCCGGACCCGACGCAGCCAGGCATCGAAGGCATCGAGCCCAGCCGGATCGAGCCGGTAGATCCGCTGCTGGCCCCTGACTTCGACCGTCACCAGCCCCGTCTCCCGCAACACCTTGAGATGCTGCGAGATCGCCGGCGCGCTCGCACTGAAGCGCGCGCCGATCTCCCCGGCGGAAAGCGCGCCTTCGCCCAGCATCTCGACGATGCTGCGGCGCGTGGGGTCGGCAAGGGCGGCGAAGGGATCCATGCGCTATAATTTTCAAACTCACTTAATTAAGTAAATACTTAAATCAAAAACGCGGCCCTGCCATGCTGCCAGGCGGGCTTGCTTCGCAACCATGAGTTGGCCAGTGGTGGCGCGCCATGAAAACCGACAGCTCGCCATGACCGCCCGCAACGCCTCGCTCGCCGGCATCGCCATGATGCTCATCGGCATGCTGCTGTTTTCGCTCAACGACGTCATGGGCAAATGGCTGGTCGCCACCTACACGGTCGGGCAGGTGCTCGTATTGCGTAGCATTGCGGCGCTCCTCGTCATCATGCCCTTCGTGTTCAAGCAGGGTGTGCAGCGGACACTGCGCCCGGAGCGCCCCCGATTGCAGGCGCTGCGCGTTCTCTTCGGCTCGGCCGAGGTCGCGCTGTTCTATCTCGCCGTGACCTACCTGCCGCTTGCCGACGCCATGACGATCTGGCTCGCCGCCCCGGTCTGGGTCGTCATCCTAGCGGCGCTCCTGCTTGGCGAACGCGTCGACGGGCGGCGCTGGCTTGCCGTTGCCCTCGGCTTTACCGGTGTTGCCGTTGCCCTCGCCCCAAGCGGCGCGAGCCTGTCGATGCCAGCGTTGATCGCCGTGCTCGGCAGCTTCTTCTTCGCCTCGATGATGATCGCCGGCCGACAGCTGCGCGGCACGCCGGACGTGACGCTGGTGGCGTGGCAGACTCTCGGCGCGCTACTCATGGGGTTGGCGCTGCTGCCCTTCGGCTGGGTGACGCCGAGCCTGAAGGACGCCGCCCTGCTCGGCCTGCTCGGCATCATCGCGATGACCGCGCATATCTGTGTCACGCGCTCGCTCAAGCTCGCCGAAGCCTCGGTCGTCGTGCCCTATCAATACACGCTGATCGTCTGGGCGCTGGTCTTCGGCTGGTTCATCTTCGGCGACTGGCCGACACCTGCGATGCTGTGCGGGGCCGCCCTGATCGTCGCGGCAGGTCTCGCACTGCTTGTCCTGGAAAGGCGCAC
Above is a genomic segment from Bosea sp. NBC_00550 containing:
- a CDS encoding ArsR/SmtB family transcription factor; its protein translation is MDPFAALADPTRRSIVEMLGEGALSAGEIGARFSASAPAISQHLKVLRETGLVTVEVRGQQRIYRLDPAGLDAFDAWLRRVRRFWGHHLDLLEQELAKPGTGEGETR
- a CDS encoding DMT family transporter, with protein sequence MTARNASLAGIAMMLIGMLLFSLNDVMGKWLVATYTVGQVLVLRSIAALLVIMPFVFKQGVQRTLRPERPRLQALRVLFGSAEVALFYLAVTYLPLADAMTIWLAAPVWVVILAALLLGERVDGRRWLAVALGFTGVAVALAPSGASLSMPALIAVLGSFFFASMMIAGRQLRGTPDVTLVAWQTLGALLMGLALLPFGWVTPSLKDAALLGLLGIIAMTAHICVTRSLKLAEASVVVPYQYTLIVWALVFGWFIFGDWPTPAMLCGAALIVAAGLALLVLERRTSGAAYKARQEAVTIEQG